acaggatgtacatcactgaaaaaaggttgagaaccactgccttaatagttagaccaggggtagggaacctatggctctagagccagatgtggctcttttgatgactgcatctggctctccgataaatcttagctgacattgcttaacacgatatgtaatgaataattctgctggtaatcacagtgttaaaaataacgttgaaattataaaaaattctcatgcattttaatccaaccatccattttctatcgcacctgttcaagaagtcgcattaatggtaagaagtattatatttattcttggttagctttagaataacaatgttattaaaaagaataagaagtgaagcgaattatatagcactttttctctagtgactcaaagtgctttacatagtgaaacccaatatctattttttacattaaaaccagtgttagtggtactgggagcaagtgggtagagtgtcttgcccatggacacaacagcagtgactaggatggcggaagcagggattgaacctgcaaccctcaaattactggcacggccgttctaccaaccgagctataccgccccaacttattacaccctaaaaatgttggtcttacggaaaaatgcacgcatttagttgtattcagtgttaaaaaatattatatggctttcacggagatacattttgaaatatttggctttcatggctctctcagccaaaaaggttcccgacccctgagttatATCATACTATTGTATACTTTTTTTTCACATCACTGGAGCTTAACATCCatgaaatatgatttaaataaGAACAAACAGCTGAAGAAATGTCATCAAATGGGTGGCCGTCTTTGTCAACAAGGCTCCCTATAATCTGCAAACACAGAAATAGACGGTGCACATGAGAAATAGCAGAAAACTTGTGTGCGACTGTAGGATTACTGAACCAAGCCATTGTTACGTACTGCAGCTGTTTAGACTAGTAGAAGAAGTGAGGTGATTTGGATGGGCTGTGAAACTCACCAATTGTGTTCACTGAAATAGACAAAATGTACAAACagaatgcaaaaatgcaaaaggAAATTGGTTATTTTGATTATTGAGAGGGACAAGctatagaaatggatggatggattgtttgaaGATGGGGTCTAAGTTCAATGTCATCCATAATTATACAAGTGTTTGCATACTTACCGGTATTCTCTTCGTTGGAGAAAAGACTGACCGCATAGCAAGCATAAACAAATGCTGAGAGCTGTGGCTATAGATGTGGATAGTTATGAGAAACATCATTTTGCCATGcacatatgcaaaaaaaaagctcCCTCACTGATATAAAGAGTTGGATGATGCTGTGCAGGACTTCTATGTACTGGTACTCCACCCAGCAGCTCGACACAGTGGTCAGCTCTGGGTTCCCCTGGTTCTGGTTCTGCCAGCCTGTGGACCGAAGCCAGTCACTTTGACAGCCTGGCCCGTTTTCCTTCCACCAAGAGCGATGCGCCGACACTCCAAGGGAGAGAATGTCCCTCTCCTGCAGTGACACATACGTACAACTTGTTAGTTTTAGTAATTGTTTAAGTACTGCAGAGGTAGTCAACAATGCAGTGCTGCAATGGTCTATTGCATTCCTTTTGTTGCAACTCGATATTCCCTACTGATGTGAAAGAAGAGGAAACAATTTACATTATAACCAAATACAAATCTAAAGTTCATTGTTGAATTCTTTATGGACACCCAATACTTGGATACAGAGGTCACATAAATGGCATTGATTAATAGGTGAGGAAATTACCAAAGCTATTGATCACAAACAGTGTTCTGCCGGAGGACTTATGGGCCTATCAAAAGCATTTAATACAATcaataataaaatgttaattaccAAATTATCAAGGTATGCTATCAGAGGGTTGAGCTTGAACTGGGAAAAATGCCACTTAAGGAAtaggaagcaatacgtgaagctatAAGAGAAGGTATACTCTGTATCTGCATGCTTAAGTACCCGAAGGtacaatactgggaccaaaactGTTTAAACATACAATTAAATTACTTTGTCACTAAAGAGTCATGGACCTAAAGTTAGTTTTACTTGCAGATGATGTTACTGTACTTTGTTCTGGAGAAAACAGAACAGCAAATAAAAAcaatcaaagtaaaaaaatagatgTCTTGACAAAAATAGACTATCCTTTAAACTAAGTAAAACTCAGATACGAATTCTTATTTGGTAATGGTAGAAATGTTGTGAATCTTCAGAACGATTCACTCTACAATTACACGTCTTGATCATTGTTGTCAATAATTAGGGTAACTAACCCTGCCTCTtgcccaaagtcagctgggaaaGGCTACAGCTTACCCGTGACTTGATAA
The DNA window shown above is from Nerophis ophidion isolate RoL-2023_Sa linkage group LG06, RoL_Noph_v1.0, whole genome shotgun sequence and carries:
- the LOC133553957 gene encoding sodium/potassium-transporting ATPase subunit beta-1-interacting protein 3-like yields the protein MINFIHIILVILGIFGAIQYRTRYVILYLLWMLLWLSWNIFVCCLYLDLGGISKERDILSLGVSAHRSWWKENGPGCQSDWLRSTGWQNQNQGNPELTTVSSCWVEYQYIEVLHSIIQLFISPQLSAFVYACYAVSLFSNEENTVNTIGEFHSPSKSPHFFY